The genomic DNA GCACTCTAACATCGTATTCTTTATCCCCTTCTTTATAGCGGGTGACCACCTCGCCGTCGACGAGACTTCGAATGGTAGAGGCGACCAGATAAATATTCACGCCCAGGTCATTGGCGGCATCACGATCGACCGTAATCTTCAATTCCGGTTTGCTCTTTTCCAGGTTGTTATTAATATCAACGATACCGGGTGTTTTGCGAAAGATATTTTCCACTTTATTACTGAGGTCGGCGAGAATATTGAGATCGTTGCCACGAATGGAGAGTTCCACCTGACGGGAAGAACCACCTTCATCGGCCTCGGTAGCGAAGGCGAATTTCACTCCGGGAATGGCGGCTGTCACAACCTTGCGGAGGCTGTCCACCATTTGCCGCGCCGAAAGCGGCCTTTCATTTTTATCTACCAGTTTAATATATATCTGCCCTTCACTAACCTGATTCTGACCGGAACCGAGGGTGGTGAATATCAGATCGATTCCCTGAAATTTCGAGATCAACGCCTCCGCCTGAGCGATTCTATCAGCGGTCACTTTCAGATCGGTACCCGGCGGTGTTTCGACCGAAATCATAACTCTGCCTTCGTCGGTCTGGGGCATAAATTCGCTGCCAACGAATTTGCCCAGGTAGAGTGCAAAAACAAAGGACAGAATAGCAATGACAACGATGGCCAGACGGTGCTTTAAAGCCCATTGCAGGGTTGCCCGATATAGCACGTTGACATAATTAAAAAATCTATTCCAGGGAGCGATGATTCTTAACACTAACCGATAGATTTTCCAGATGAGACGGAAGAGTATGAATTTTGGACCCCGAACTTCGGCTCCTTCCTTCCTGAGGAAACGGGAGGAAAGCATCGGTGTCAGCGTAAAAGCCACGAACAACGAGACGGCAACGGCAAAGGCCACGGTCATGCCAAACTGATAGAAAAATCGACCGACAATGCCCTGCATGAAAGCGACCGGTATGAAGACGACCATAATAGAGAAGGTGGTGGCCATAACCGCCAGACCGATTTCTTTGGTAGCATTATAAGCCGCCTTAAAAGGTTTTTCGCCTTCATCCAGATGCCGGAAAATATTCTCAATAACAACAATAGCATCATCGATAAGAAGCCCGACCGCCAGGGAGAGTCCCATAAGAGAGAGAATATTCAGCGTGAAGCCGAGCGCGTTCATCAAGGTGAAAGTGGCCACAATTGAGGCCGGAATGGCGACGGCGGAAATAATGGTAGAACGGATATCGGCCAGGAACAGGAAGATGACCAGCACCGCCAGCAGGCCGCCATAAAGGATATTGACCATCACGTCATCAATGGAATCCTCGATATATTTGGAATCGTCAACCACGATATTCAGATTTATTCCCGGCGGCAATTCCCTTTGCAGGAGGCTGACCGCTGCTTTGACATTGCGGGCCACATCTACGGTATTGGCTCCGGATTGTTTGGAGACATCGAGTGTAATAGCCGTTTGGCCGTTCAGCCGGGCCAGTGATCGCTGCTCTTGCACACCATCAATTATCGTGGCAATATCTTTTAGATAGACCGGCTGGCCATCGGGGTTATCGATGACAATATTATTAAATTGAGAAACCCGGGTCAGTTTACCCATGGTACGAATGAGATACTCGGTATTATCTTCGTTGACACGCCCGCCGGGTATTTCCAAATTGGCTGCGGCAAGAGCCGTCTTCACTTGATCCACGGAAA from Candidatus Zixiibacteriota bacterium includes the following:
- a CDS encoding efflux RND transporter permease subunit, with protein sequence MKLAEVAIRRPVFTVMMIVALVVLGYASFNLMSVDLMPNISFPFVIVSTVYPGAGAEAVETELTKKIEDAINPISGVKHITSYSQESYSFVFAEFVLEKDPQVAAQEVREKVSAIRGDLPKEIEAPVIARYDPESQPIMSLSVAGTLPPREITTITKDEIQKRLESIPGVGSVTLVGGFEREIDVLIDIKKMESYEISVDQVKTALAAANLEIPGGRVNEDNTEYLIRTMGKLTRVSQFNNIVIDNPDGQPVYLKDIATIIDGVQEQRSLARLNGQTAITLDVSKQSGANTVDVARNVKAAVSLLQRELPPGINLNIVVDDSKYIEDSIDDVMVNILYGGLLAVLVIFLFLADIRSTIISAVAIPASIVATFTLMNALGFTLNILSLMGLSLAVGLLIDDAIVVIENIFRHLDEGEKPFKAAYNATKEIGLAVMATTFSIMVVFIPVAFMQGIVGRFFYQFGMTVAFAVAVSLFVAFTLTPMLSSRFLRKEGAEVRGPKFILFRLIWKIYRLVLRIIAPWNRFFNYVNVLYRATLQWALKHRLAIVVIAILSFVFALYLGKFVGSEFMPQTDEGRVMISVETPPGTDLKVTADRIAQAEALISKFQGIDLIFTTLGSGQNQVSEGQIYIKLVDKNERPLSARQMVDSLRKVVTAAIPGVKFAFATEADEGGSSRQVELSIRGNDLNILADLSNKVENIFRKTPGIVDINNNLEKSKPELKITVDRDAANDLGVNIYLVASTIRSLVDGEVVTRYKEGDKEYDVRVRLKESDRAGSADIDRILIASNKDVEGRRSFMVPLSHFARVEKSASVGKYNRYDRLREIKVGGNVLEGYFPGTMLDNIVTETKKIDLPPGYYIGKTGMGEIQEESFGYIFFSLMLAVIFVYLLLASQFESFFDPFSIMFSLPMSLVGAIVALLIFGNSISIMSLIGIIMLMGLVTKNAILLVDFIKQNRYRGISRTEAILIAGPIRLRPILMTTFAMVFGMFPLIFAFGPGAELRAPMARAVVGGLISSTLLTLVVVPVVYTIIDDIVVWFTGRETVQVRKEDFTDEGTVDQAG